One window from the genome of Bradyrhizobium xenonodulans encodes:
- a CDS encoding nucleoside deaminase, translating into MAVEAHHFDFMLEAIREAEASIAQGGLPIGAVLTRGDKIIARGHNNRVQENNPILHGEMSCLREAGAISFHDTVMYTTLSPCSMCAGALGLFKVKLVVIGESVTFEGSKDILDKFGIPWIDLADDRSITMMKNWRSNPANERLWQGDIGN; encoded by the coding sequence GTGGCAGTCGAAGCTCACCATTTCGATTTCATGCTGGAGGCGATCCGCGAGGCCGAAGCCTCGATCGCGCAGGGCGGCCTGCCGATCGGTGCGGTGCTGACGCGCGGCGACAAGATCATCGCCCGCGGCCACAACAATCGCGTGCAGGAGAACAATCCGATCCTGCACGGCGAGATGAGCTGCCTGCGCGAAGCCGGCGCGATCTCGTTCCACGACACAGTCATGTACACCACGCTGTCGCCATGCTCGATGTGTGCCGGCGCGCTCGGTTTGTTCAAGGTCAAGCTCGTGGTGATCGGGGAATCCGTCACCTTCGAGGGCTCCAAGGACATCCTCGACAAGTTCGGCATCCCCTGGATCGATCTTGCGGACGACCGCTCCATCACCATGATGAAGAACTGGCGTTCCAATCCTGCCAATGAGCGCCTGTGGCAGGGCGACATCGGCAACTAA
- a CDS encoding DUF5076 domain-containing protein, whose amino-acid sequence MAGPKEQPLPPDVMTRDDAVEILRVFVLDGGLSMAFQRAFEEPDMWGLLLVDLARHAARAYARESEYTEEDALNRILEMFQAEIERPTDTGTTTPRGKGH is encoded by the coding sequence ATGGCGGGCCCGAAGGAGCAGCCACTGCCGCCCGACGTCATGACCCGCGACGACGCGGTCGAGATCCTGCGCGTGTTCGTGCTGGATGGCGGGCTGTCGATGGCGTTCCAGCGGGCCTTCGAGGAGCCCGACATGTGGGGCCTGCTGCTGGTCGATCTCGCCCGCCACGCCGCACGCGCCTATGCGCGCGAGAGCGAATATACTGAGGAGGACGCCTTGAATCGGATCCTGGAGATGTTCCAGGCGGAGATCGAGCGTCCGACCGACACCGGCACCACGACGCCGCGCGGCAAGGGGCACTGA
- a CDS encoding pyruvate dehydrogenase complex dihydrolipoamide acetyltransferase encodes MPINILMPALSPTMEKGNLAKWLKKEGDKVKSGDVIAEIETDKATMEVEAIDEGTIAKILVPEGTQDVPVNDVIAVLAGEGEDVKAAGAAKPSASAAPPKAEKPAEAPAAAPAPAPKAAPSPAAAPAPQAAAPAAQGNGHAGRVFSSPLARRLAKDAGIDVSMVTGTGPHGRVVARDVEQAKSGKGLKAPAAAPSGAPSIAPTMSDKQILSLFEPGSYEVVPHDGMRRTIAQRLTASIQNVPHFYLTIDCDIGKLLAAREEINAAAPKDKEKKPLYKISVNDFVIKAMAVALQKIPNCNVSWTESGMVKHHHSDVGVAVAMPGGLITPIIRKAETKTLSTISNEMKDFATRARSRKLKPEEYQGGTTAVSNLGMFGISHFTAVINPPHATILAVGTSEERPVVRGGKIEIANMMSVTLSCDHRAIDGALGAELIGAFKQLIENPVMMMV; translated from the coding sequence ATGCCCATCAACATCCTGATGCCCGCTCTTTCGCCAACGATGGAGAAGGGCAACCTCGCCAAGTGGCTGAAGAAGGAAGGCGACAAGGTCAAATCCGGCGACGTCATCGCCGAGATCGAGACCGACAAGGCCACCATGGAGGTCGAGGCCATCGATGAGGGCACGATCGCCAAGATCCTGGTGCCCGAGGGCACGCAGGACGTGCCGGTCAACGACGTGATCGCGGTGCTGGCCGGCGAGGGTGAGGACGTGAAGGCCGCGGGGGCCGCCAAGCCCAGCGCTTCGGCCGCACCGCCGAAAGCCGAGAAGCCTGCTGAAGCTCCCGCTGCTGCACCGGCGCCCGCGCCCAAGGCCGCCCCGTCGCCCGCCGCGGCCCCTGCGCCGCAGGCCGCCGCTCCGGCCGCGCAAGGCAACGGCCATGCTGGCCGCGTGTTCTCATCGCCGCTGGCGCGGCGTCTGGCCAAGGACGCCGGCATCGATGTGTCGATGGTGACAGGCACCGGCCCGCACGGCCGCGTGGTGGCGCGCGACGTCGAGCAGGCCAAGTCCGGCAAGGGCCTCAAGGCGCCCGCCGCGGCGCCATCAGGTGCACCCTCGATCGCGCCGACCATGTCGGACAAGCAGATCCTGTCGCTGTTCGAGCCAGGCTCCTACGAGGTCGTCCCGCATGACGGCATGCGCCGCACCATTGCGCAGCGCCTGACCGCGTCGATCCAGAACGTCCCGCACTTCTACCTCACCATCGACTGCGACATCGGCAAGCTGCTCGCTGCCCGCGAGGAGATCAACGCCGCTGCGCCCAAGGACAAGGAAAAGAAGCCGCTCTACAAGATCTCGGTCAACGACTTCGTCATCAAGGCGATGGCGGTGGCGCTCCAGAAGATCCCGAACTGCAATGTGAGCTGGACCGAATCCGGCATGGTCAAGCACCATCATTCCGACGTCGGCGTTGCCGTGGCGATGCCCGGCGGGCTGATCACGCCGATCATCCGCAAGGCCGAGACCAAGACGCTCTCGACCATCTCCAACGAGATGAAGGATTTTGCGACACGCGCTCGCTCGCGCAAGCTGAAGCCCGAAGAGTACCAGGGCGGCACGACGGCTGTCTCGAACCTCGGCATGTTCGGCATCAGCCACTTCACCGCCGTGATCAACCCGCCGCATGCGACCATCCTCGCGGTCGGCACCAGCGAGGAGCGGCCCGTCGTGCGCGGCGGCAAGATCGAGATCGCGAACATGATGAGCGTGACCTTGTCCTGCGATCACCGCGCCATCGACGGCGCGCTCGGCGCCGAGCTGATCGGCGCCTTCAAGCAGCTGATCGAAAACCCTGTGATGATGATGGTCTGA